One window from the genome of Candidatus Didemnitutus sp. encodes:
- a CDS encoding glycosyltransferase family 4 protein, translated as MKILVSSHRYSPDVGGIETVSGLLAAEWRRRGHEVRVVTQTPARSAADESPFVHRRPTPARLFALVRDCDVYWHSNISLQTAWPLLFLRRPWFITAHTWLHGVDGRVGWRDRLKRIVHTRANNLFPSECIAAHIGCPGVLVGNPYHNELFRRLPNIHRDRELVFVGRLVGDKGADVLLRALHHLPPGKRPSLTIVGQGPAEPALRTLAAELGIADAVSYVGPLRGEALVATLNAHRVLVIPSRWEEPFGIVSLEGLACGCRVIASASGGLPEAVGPAGTLFANGDAAALAHEIALALAAPPRAEDAPDVHAHLERFSAPRVAEHYLQLFQAALNQTRK; from the coding sequence GTGAAAATTCTGGTCTCCAGTCATCGCTACTCCCCCGACGTCGGCGGGATCGAGACCGTCAGCGGACTCCTCGCCGCCGAATGGCGCCGGCGCGGACACGAGGTGCGGGTCGTCACGCAGACTCCGGCGCGTAGCGCCGCCGACGAATCGCCCTTCGTGCACCGCCGGCCGACGCCAGCCCGACTGTTCGCACTCGTGCGCGACTGCGACGTTTACTGGCACAGCAACATCAGCCTGCAGACCGCCTGGCCGTTGCTTTTCCTGCGACGGCCATGGTTCATCACCGCACATACCTGGCTGCATGGGGTCGACGGCCGGGTCGGCTGGCGCGATCGTCTGAAGCGCATCGTGCACACGCGCGCGAACAACCTCTTTCCCAGCGAGTGCATCGCCGCCCACATCGGATGCCCAGGCGTCCTCGTGGGCAATCCGTATCACAATGAGCTTTTCCGCCGGTTGCCGAACATCCACCGCGACCGGGAACTCGTTTTCGTGGGCCGACTGGTGGGCGACAAGGGCGCCGACGTGCTTCTCCGTGCGCTCCATCACCTGCCGCCCGGCAAACGCCCATCGCTCACCATCGTCGGCCAAGGCCCGGCGGAGCCGGCGCTGCGAACGCTCGCGGCGGAACTCGGCATCGCGGACGCGGTGTCTTACGTCGGCCCCTTGCGCGGCGAAGCGCTGGTGGCGACGCTGAACGCCCATCGCGTGCTCGTCATCCCTTCGCGCTGGGAGGAACCCTTTGGCATCGTCTCGCTGGAAGGCCTCGCTTGCGGCTGCCGCGTCATCGCCTCGGCCAGCGGCGGATTGCCCGAAGCCGTGGGGCCCGCCGGCACCTTGTTCGCCAACGGTGATGCCGCGGCCCTCGCCCACGAGATCGCGCTCGCGCTCGCCGCTCCCCCACGCGCGGAAGATGCGCCCGACGTGCACGCTCATCTGGAGCGATTCAGCGCACCGCGCGTCGCCGAGCACTACCTGCAGCTTTTTCAAGCCGCGCTCAACCAGACGAGGAAATGA
- a CDS encoding FkbM family methyltransferase encodes MRPLAAGCAARGHHIRLLADFQAEIRGPHSVLKIDVEGAEARVFAGASQVLREARPTIFYESFDRAGDPQLSAAGYVTFPLEENSNYLALPAERSALGAQLGLRPQNPA; translated from the coding sequence ATGCGCCCCCTCGCCGCCGGATGCGCCGCCCGCGGACACCACATCCGCTTGCTGGCCGATTTTCAGGCCGAAATCCGAGGCCCTCACTCCGTGCTGAAAATCGACGTCGAAGGCGCCGAGGCACGGGTTTTCGCCGGCGCCTCGCAGGTGTTGCGCGAGGCTCGGCCCACCATTTTCTACGAGAGCTTCGACCGTGCCGGCGACCCTCAGCTGTCCGCCGCCGGCTACGTTACCTTCCCGTTGGAGGAGAACTCCAACTACCTGGCCTTGCCCGCGGAGCGATCCGCGCTCGGGGCGCAACTCGGACTGCGACCGCAGAACCCGGCATGA
- a CDS encoding acyltransferase produces MTDAPHVPAEARGARFAPEIEMLRGLAALGVLVFHARVALWVGWREIQARPADFSAWDHALAWLSAPTPFLGAGVMLFFVISGFCVHQPIAGARVPPRWGAFWWRRFARVYPPYLAAVATSVGVAVWLGLDVHHVLSSAFMAQNYTGAATETSLASQVGTNPSLWSLPVEMEFYLLYPLLWRSIARVGWRWTLGAVASVTALAAAACLAGARVLDGNFALYWLVWCGGAWLREQQAAGSLRRPGAGWSAVAGTALALGIALTWRHEAPLAHLCWGAASFWLVWRCVAVPPIGAEQVLARALRATGRWSYSLYLLHFPLLLLAGAGWTQMFGGKPASFAVTLAGCAAVFAPVVVFHRLVEQPSHAWARRVGA; encoded by the coding sequence ATGACTGACGCGCCCCACGTCCCGGCCGAGGCCCGCGGAGCGAGATTCGCGCCCGAGATCGAAATGCTGCGCGGATTGGCCGCGCTCGGTGTGCTCGTGTTTCACGCGCGAGTCGCGCTGTGGGTGGGTTGGCGCGAGATTCAGGCGCGCCCCGCCGATTTCTCCGCCTGGGACCACGCGCTGGCCTGGCTGTCCGCCCCGACGCCGTTCCTCGGAGCCGGCGTCATGCTGTTTTTCGTGATCAGCGGATTCTGCGTGCACCAACCTATCGCGGGCGCACGCGTGCCGCCGCGCTGGGGCGCGTTCTGGTGGCGGCGCTTCGCGCGTGTTTACCCGCCGTATCTCGCCGCGGTGGCGACGAGTGTCGGCGTGGCCGTCTGGCTCGGTCTCGACGTTCACCATGTGCTCAGCAGCGCGTTCATGGCGCAAAACTACACCGGCGCGGCGACCGAGACCTCCCTGGCCTCGCAGGTGGGCACGAATCCCTCGCTCTGGTCGCTGCCGGTCGAAATGGAGTTCTATCTCCTTTATCCGCTCCTATGGCGGAGCATCGCACGGGTCGGCTGGAGGTGGACGCTGGGCGCGGTCGCCAGCGTGACCGCACTGGCGGCCGCCGCCTGTCTCGCGGGAGCGCGCGTGCTCGACGGCAACTTCGCGCTCTACTGGCTCGTCTGGTGCGGTGGCGCGTGGTTGCGCGAGCAACAGGCGGCCGGCTCGCTGCGGCGGCCGGGCGCGGGCTGGAGCGCAGTCGCTGGCACCGCACTGGCGCTCGGCATCGCGCTCACATGGCGGCATGAAGCACCGCTCGCACACCTGTGCTGGGGTGCCGCGTCGTTCTGGCTGGTGTGGCGCTGCGTGGCAGTCCCGCCCATCGGCGCGGAGCAAGTCCTCGCGCGCGCGTTGCGGGCGACGGGGCGCTGGTCGTATTCGCTGTATCTGCTGCACTTTCCGCTCCTGCTGCTCGCCGGGGCGGGATGGACGCAGATGTTCGGCGGCAAGCCGGCCAGCTTCGCCGTCACGCTCGCCGGTTGCGCGGCCGTGTTCGCGCCGGTCGTCGTCTTTCACCGGCTGGTCGAACAACCGAGTCACGCCTGGGCGCGGAGGGTCGGAGCATGA
- a CDS encoding glycosyltransferase family 4 protein, with protein sequence MRPTAAPRVLLAHPTGNEFFRQLARAWRAEQRLAELCTCLDWRGPAWLEAQLPAGLVAELNRRGLSRATGGHVRTHPWREAARLTATRLRGRALTRHETGVFSVDAVYRDFDRWVAHRIARGAVTAEYAYAYEDAAADTFAAAAARGWSRVYDLPIAHWTESRRLLAEEAARWPEWAPTLLGPDDSGTKLARKTQELELATHIVCPSMFVAQSLPAAVRAARTVIVAPFGSPAPCAPREPRTPNGALRVLFAGAMTQRKGLADLFAAVRLLPAADLELVVMGSAVLALDFYRATGVRFTYEPPRPHAAVLELMRSCDVLCLPSVVEGRALVVQEAMSQGLPVIVTANTGTDDVVRDGENGFLVPIRSPQALADRLAWCLAHRPQLPRMGSVAQAAAARLTWPSYVAALNTALFPAA encoded by the coding sequence ATGAGGCCGACCGCCGCACCGCGCGTGCTGCTCGCGCACCCGACGGGCAACGAGTTCTTCCGCCAACTCGCGCGCGCCTGGCGTGCGGAGCAGCGCCTCGCCGAACTCTGCACCTGCCTCGACTGGCGCGGTCCGGCGTGGCTCGAAGCACAGCTGCCCGCCGGACTCGTGGCCGAGTTGAACCGCCGCGGCCTCTCGCGAGCCACCGGCGGCCACGTGCGCACGCATCCGTGGCGCGAGGCCGCGCGCCTGACCGCCACCCGCCTCCGTGGACGCGCACTCACCCGCCACGAGACCGGTGTGTTTTCGGTCGACGCCGTCTATCGCGATTTCGATCGCTGGGTCGCGCACCGCATCGCGCGCGGCGCGGTCACCGCGGAGTATGCCTACGCCTATGAGGACGCCGCGGCCGACACGTTCGCCGCCGCCGCCGCGCGCGGCTGGTCCCGCGTCTACGACCTGCCTATCGCGCATTGGACCGAAAGCCGGCGATTGCTCGCCGAGGAAGCCGCGCGTTGGCCCGAATGGGCGCCCACTCTGCTCGGCCCGGACGATTCCGGCACAAAGCTCGCACGCAAGACGCAGGAACTCGAACTCGCCACCCACATCGTCTGCCCGAGCATGTTCGTCGCCCAATCCCTGCCCGCCGCCGTGCGCGCAGCTCGCACCGTGATCGTCGCGCCGTTCGGTTCGCCGGCGCCGTGCGCTCCGCGCGAGCCGCGCACGCCGAACGGAGCCCTGCGCGTGCTGTTCGCCGGTGCGATGACGCAGCGCAAAGGCCTCGCCGATCTCTTCGCCGCAGTGCGCCTGCTGCCGGCCGCCGACCTCGAACTGGTTGTGATGGGCTCGGCGGTGCTGGCGTTGGATTTTTACCGCGCGACCGGCGTGCGCTTCACCTACGAGCCGCCGCGGCCCCACGCCGCCGTGCTTGAGCTCATGCGCTCGTGCGATGTGCTCTGCCTACCCTCGGTCGTCGAGGGCCGCGCGCTCGTGGTGCAGGAGGCGATGAGCCAGGGCCTGCCTGTCATCGTGACGGCCAACACCGGAACGGACGACGTCGTGCGGGACGGCGAAAACGGTTTTCTCGTGCCGATTCGTTCGCCGCAGGCGTTGGCCGATCGATTGGCGTGGTGCCTCGCGCATCGACCGCAGCTCCCGCGCATGGGCAGTGTCGCGCAGGCCGCCGCCGCGCGCCTGACGTGGCCCAGCTACGTCGCCGCGCTGAACACGGCGCTTTTCCCCGCCGCATGA
- a CDS encoding glycosyltransferase family 4 protein, with protein MKIALVTNYAPDGQQSMLRFGELLRQELATRGHEVAVLAPQPLSGHRWLARAIGAKWAGYAAKYLSFPSELRDAQHGGPVASAQVIHVVDHSNALYLPTQRDRPWVVTCHDLLAVRGALGEDTDCPASWLGRRLQGAIVRGLERADAIACDSQSTLADATRIVPRQTRQLRRAIPLGLNQPLRPLPIAEARARLATLTPHLASTPYLLHVGSNLARKNKAGVVRVFGRMRAQGWPGQLVFCGADLTAELRAAIATEGVAEHVVAVPHATEADLAALYSAAHALLFPSKCEGFGWPVLEAQACGCPVICSDRTSLPEVGGDAAQFFALADEAGMADAALRLAAPAERDAIVARGLANAARFSVARMIDAYLQLYEEVITLPRPR; from the coding sequence ATGAAGATCGCCCTCGTCACGAACTACGCGCCCGACGGTCAGCAGAGTATGTTGCGCTTCGGCGAACTGTTGCGACAGGAGCTGGCGACACGCGGACACGAGGTCGCCGTGCTCGCACCGCAGCCGCTCTCCGGCCACCGCTGGCTCGCCCGAGCCATCGGCGCGAAGTGGGCCGGCTACGCGGCGAAGTATCTCTCGTTCCCCTCCGAGTTGCGGGACGCGCAGCACGGCGGCCCGGTCGCATCCGCGCAAGTGATTCACGTCGTCGACCATTCCAACGCGCTCTACCTCCCGACGCAGCGCGATCGCCCGTGGGTGGTGACGTGCCACGACCTCCTGGCCGTGCGCGGCGCGCTGGGCGAGGACACCGATTGCCCGGCCTCGTGGCTCGGACGCCGCCTCCAAGGCGCCATCGTGCGCGGACTCGAGCGTGCCGACGCCATCGCCTGCGACTCGCAAAGCACGCTCGCAGACGCCACGCGCATCGTGCCGCGCCAAACTCGGCAACTTCGCCGCGCCATACCACTCGGGCTCAACCAGCCGCTGCGCCCCCTCCCGATCGCCGAAGCGCGGGCTCGGCTGGCCACGCTCACGCCGCACCTCGCTTCGACGCCCTACTTATTGCACGTCGGCTCAAACCTTGCCCGGAAGAACAAGGCCGGCGTGGTGCGCGTCTTCGGGCGCATGCGTGCGCAAGGCTGGCCCGGCCAACTGGTTTTCTGCGGCGCGGACCTGACCGCAGAACTGCGCGCCGCGATCGCAACGGAAGGTGTCGCCGAGCACGTCGTCGCCGTGCCGCACGCGACCGAGGCCGATCTGGCGGCGCTTTACAGCGCGGCGCATGCGCTCCTCTTCCCGTCGAAATGCGAGGGCTTCGGCTGGCCGGTCCTCGAAGCGCAGGCATGCGGCTGTCCGGTGATTTGCAGCGACCGCACCTCGCTGCCGGAAGTCGGCGGCGACGCCGCGCAATTCTTCGCCCTCGCGGACGAAGCCGGCATGGCCGACGCGGCGCTCCGGCTGGCGGCACCTGCGGAGCGCGACGCGATCGTCGCCCGCGGATTGGCGAACGCCGCCCGGTTTTCCGTCGCGCGGATGATTGACGCCTATCTCCAACTCTACGAAGAGGTCATCACGCTCCCGCGCCCCCGATGA
- a CDS encoding glycosyltransferase, translating to MARRILQVVRSLRSETGGVAVAARTLEATLTARGEHVSTVSLDPADAVRAGVRVFGRRSLGYGYAADFAPWLRAHRDEFDAVLVHGLWQYPGFGTWRALRDSRTPYFVFCHGMLDPWFKRTYPLKHLKKWLYWPWAEYRVLRDAAGVLFTTEEERRLARASFALYRAREHVVPLGVSTPPVDTPEQHAAFRARLPALGTRPFLLFLGRIHPKKGLEELLRGYAAVERATTGVPDLVIAGPCGDESFRAHLRTLAAGLGVGERVHWLPMIEGEEKWGALRACEAFVLFSHQENFGLAVVEALACGRPVLISDQVNVWREIAETGAGLVGPDTVEGATATLARWLGSETPAREAMAEASQRCFERHFATEPAAECLMAAIEAALARSTPGSSSATLRAAS from the coding sequence ATGGCGCGGCGCATCCTCCAAGTCGTTCGCTCGCTCCGCTCCGAAACCGGCGGCGTCGCGGTCGCTGCGCGCACCCTCGAGGCGACGCTCACGGCGCGGGGCGAGCACGTTTCCACCGTGTCGCTCGATCCGGCGGATGCCGTTCGGGCTGGCGTGCGGGTTTTCGGTCGTCGTTCCCTCGGCTACGGCTACGCGGCGGATTTCGCGCCGTGGTTGCGCGCCCACCGCGATGAGTTCGACGCCGTGCTCGTGCACGGCCTGTGGCAATATCCGGGGTTCGGCACATGGCGCGCATTGCGCGATTCGCGCACGCCGTATTTCGTTTTCTGTCACGGGATGCTCGATCCGTGGTTCAAGCGCACCTACCCGCTCAAGCATCTGAAAAAATGGCTCTACTGGCCGTGGGCGGAATATCGCGTGCTGCGCGACGCTGCCGGCGTCCTGTTCACGACCGAGGAGGAGCGCCGGCTCGCGCGCGCGAGCTTCGCGCTCTACCGCGCGCGGGAGCACGTCGTGCCACTCGGTGTCAGCACGCCTCCCGTCGATACCCCGGAACAACACGCCGCTTTCCGGGCGCGATTGCCCGCGCTCGGGACGCGGCCGTTTCTGCTGTTTCTCGGACGCATCCATCCGAAGAAAGGCCTGGAGGAACTCCTGCGCGGCTACGCCGCAGTCGAGAGAGCAACGACCGGTGTGCCGGATTTGGTCATCGCAGGACCCTGCGGCGATGAATCATTTCGCGCGCACCTGCGCACTCTCGCAGCTGGGCTCGGCGTCGGCGAGCGGGTGCACTGGCTGCCGATGATCGAGGGCGAGGAAAAATGGGGCGCGCTGCGCGCGTGCGAAGCGTTTGTGCTGTTCTCACATCAGGAAAATTTCGGGCTGGCGGTCGTGGAGGCGCTGGCTTGCGGACGCCCGGTGCTGATCAGCGACCAAGTGAATGTCTGGCGCGAAATCGCGGAGACCGGCGCGGGACTCGTGGGGCCCGATACCGTGGAAGGCGCCACGGCCACACTCGCCCGCTGGCTCGGCAGCGAAACTCCCGCCCGAGAGGCCATGGCTGAGGCGAGCCAGCGTTGCTTCGAGCGCCATTTCGCGACCGAGCCCGCCGCCGAGTGCCTCATGGCGGCGATCGAGGCGGCGCTTGCACGCTCGACGCCCGGCTCGTCATCGGCAACGCTTCGCGCCGCCTCATGA
- a CDS encoding putative colanic acid biosynthesis acetyltransferase: MSKSPLVRRQAPGRSTPWTLTRRLTMLAWDFCWPLLCQWTPKPLNPWRLFVLRVFGAKIVGTPFVHQRARIAMPWNVELHDAACVGDRANLYSLDRITLLPGALVAQEAYLCTGTHDLADREWPLLTAPIVVGARAFVGARAFVLPGVTIGEHAVVGAMSVVTREVPAGATVRGNPAR, from the coding sequence ATGAGCAAGTCGCCCCTCGTTCGCCGTCAGGCCCCCGGCCGCAGCACACCCTGGACGCTCACGCGCCGGCTCACGATGCTCGCTTGGGATTTTTGCTGGCCGCTGTTGTGCCAGTGGACGCCCAAACCGCTCAATCCATGGCGCCTGTTCGTGCTGCGGGTTTTCGGTGCCAAGATCGTCGGCACGCCCTTCGTGCACCAGCGCGCGCGCATCGCGATGCCTTGGAACGTGGAGTTGCACGACGCCGCGTGCGTCGGCGACCGCGCAAATCTGTATTCACTGGACCGCATCACCCTGCTGCCCGGAGCACTGGTCGCGCAAGAGGCCTACCTTTGCACGGGGACGCACGACCTCGCGGACCGCGAGTGGCCGCTGCTGACCGCGCCGATTGTGGTCGGCGCGCGCGCGTTTGTCGGAGCACGGGCGTTCGTGTTGCCGGGCGTCACGATCGGTGAGCACGCGGTGGTCGGAGCGATGAGCGTGGTCACCCGCGAAGTGCCGGCCGGCGCAACCGTGCGCGGCAATCCGGCGCGTTAG
- a CDS encoding zinc metallopeptidase, producing the protein MPFPLWILLIIVPLLFGLYAQMRVSSAYNKNIQIPSRGRITGREAAAAVMESAGIHDVQIVRVEGQLTDHYDPSTRKLALSEHNYDGTSLAALGVAAHEAGHAIQHKVGYAMMNVRQALVPAMQIAAPVAWGVLSFGILIASLLGMKFFGILMLQLGVAALCVIALFQLVTLPVEFDASRRAKLQLVNLGIVGRDEMEGVNETLDAAALTYVAAFVATLGNLLYLLLLLTGGRRSD; encoded by the coding sequence ATGCCCTTCCCGCTCTGGATTCTCCTCATCATCGTTCCGCTCCTGTTCGGCCTCTACGCGCAGATGCGCGTTTCGAGTGCCTATAACAAGAACATCCAAATCCCGTCGCGCGGCCGCATCACCGGACGTGAGGCCGCCGCTGCGGTCATGGAAAGCGCCGGCATTCACGACGTGCAGATCGTCCGGGTCGAGGGGCAGTTGACGGACCACTACGATCCTTCGACGCGCAAGCTTGCGCTCTCGGAGCACAATTACGACGGCACCAGTCTCGCTGCGCTCGGCGTCGCGGCGCACGAAGCCGGTCACGCCATCCAGCACAAGGTGGGATACGCGATGATGAATGTCCGCCAAGCGCTGGTGCCCGCGATGCAGATTGCCGCTCCAGTCGCGTGGGGCGTGCTGAGTTTCGGCATCCTGATCGCGTCCCTGCTCGGCATGAAGTTTTTCGGCATCCTCATGCTCCAGCTCGGCGTGGCCGCGCTGTGTGTGATCGCGCTCTTTCAGCTCGTGACGTTGCCGGTGGAATTCGATGCCAGTCGCCGCGCAAAACTGCAGCTCGTCAATCTCGGCATCGTCGGTCGCGACGAGATGGAAGGCGTGAACGAGACGCTCGATGCGGCCGCGCTCACCTACGTCGCCGCCTTTGTCGCAACCCTCGGCAATCTGCTCTACTTGCTCCTGCTGCTGACCGGCGGCCGTCGCAGCGACTGA
- a CDS encoding ferredoxin: MANKAEKWKENAAGKFYVDQQCIDCDLCRETAPGFFTRHDEGGYSFVHKQPTTEEETALCMEALEGCPVEAIGNDGE, from the coding sequence ATGGCCAACAAAGCAGAGAAATGGAAGGAAAACGCTGCAGGTAAGTTCTACGTCGATCAGCAGTGCATTGACTGCGATCTTTGTCGCGAGACGGCCCCGGGTTTCTTCACCCGCCACGACGAGGGCGGCTATTCCTTCGTCCACAAGCAACCGACGACGGAAGAAGAAACGGCGCTCTGCATGGAAGCCCTCGAGGGTTGTCCGGTGGAGGCGATCGGCAACGACGGCGAGTAA
- a CDS encoding rhomboid family intramembrane serine protease: MRSDYPREATSALTWIISAVIAGSVLQLVFERFFNSASFQQLFALTPASLWHGQIWRLVTYSLLHGGVLHFVLNCLGLFLIGREIAPILGSRGLFQFYLSTAIVGGLAWVATHSWGAPPFPLVGASGVLAGMFVFFACIAPEREITFLVLFVLPVTLKPKLLAWMLLAFDALGFLFSELPGGSFDTGIAHSAHLGGMLAGWLYYRFFFARNGLDRAAETVFRLPQLFRRKKNAAVQIPATGTAAAGLNPPANLRAEVDRILDKINSHGFGALTEQEKRLLDDAKDLLSRR; this comes from the coding sequence ATGCGCTCGGATTACCCGCGCGAGGCCACCTCGGCTCTCACTTGGATTATCAGCGCGGTCATTGCGGGCTCGGTGCTGCAGCTCGTTTTCGAGCGGTTCTTCAACAGCGCATCGTTCCAGCAACTCTTCGCGCTGACGCCAGCCTCGCTCTGGCACGGCCAAATTTGGCGGTTGGTGACTTACTCCCTGCTGCACGGCGGAGTCCTTCATTTTGTCCTGAATTGCCTCGGCCTTTTCCTGATCGGCCGGGAAATCGCGCCCATTCTCGGCTCGCGAGGCCTGTTCCAATTCTACCTCAGCACCGCGATCGTCGGCGGGCTGGCGTGGGTCGCGACCCACTCTTGGGGCGCACCGCCCTTCCCTTTGGTCGGAGCGTCGGGCGTGCTCGCTGGCATGTTCGTCTTTTTCGCCTGCATCGCGCCGGAACGCGAAATCACCTTCCTCGTCCTTTTCGTCCTGCCCGTAACCCTGAAACCCAAGCTGCTCGCGTGGATGCTGCTCGCGTTCGATGCACTCGGCTTCCTCTTCAGCGAACTACCGGGCGGCTCCTTCGATACCGGCATCGCCCACTCCGCCCATCTCGGAGGCATGCTTGCCGGCTGGCTCTACTACCGGTTCTTTTTTGCGCGTAACGGGCTGGATCGCGCCGCCGAGACGGTATTTCGCCTGCCGCAACTCTTCCGGCGGAAGAAAAACGCCGCCGTCCAAATACCGGCGACCGGCACGGCCGCAGCGGGTTTAAATCCCCCCGCCAACCTTCGCGCGGAAGTGGATCGCATTCTCGATAAGATAAATTCGCACGGCTTCGGCGCTCTTACTGAGCAGGAGAAACGTCTGCTCGACGATGCCAAAGACCTCCTCAGCCGCCGTTGA
- a CDS encoding carboxy terminal-processing peptidase encodes MRLPRFLRTVLWLAAAPVAFAITDRDYSTNPLMQNEVRTLKQMLDYVHFNRNGIKADDYPRLITDYMALLDPQRLYFTAADEQALRRLYGTNMENDLAYRGNIDAAFKIFGLFEERARSRVTWVKDQLAKDIDLTADETYTIDRTKGPWPADATEADSIWSRRLKAELINELLNKKTLEAAKATITKRFDRFLKNTAEVQPSEIEARFLTALTRLYDPHSSYFSSSDLEDFNVDINLHLVGIGAVLTVDEEGYCKIVSIVPGGPADLTGKLKPNDKIIAVQQEGQEAVDVVGMRNKQIVQMIRGAKDTKVTLSVIPQKAVDQSKTEQITIVRDNIKINQARATADLYEVPDATGKISPIGVITLNSFYGEGGDTDEATRASASNDVAELITKLKKENITALVLDLRRNGGGLLSEAINLSGLFIDQGPVVQVRDSAGRVSVGRDTNTSVAYDGPLAILTSRFSASASEIFAGAMQNYGRAVIIGDSSTYGKGTVQVIFEMERYLPKLSRDYGKPGAAKLTTQKYYLPNGSSTQKKGVTPDIVLPSIDDYIEVGEATEPNALMWDEINSTPFVGRPLNQAFVAPLLAASKQRQESLEEFSVLKQNINWFKERTEQKTVSLNLEKRRAEKQTIEATGKKFEAEFKTLAKADFTKREVKLDAVIKNPPPPEPPPAEGDTDAEDSAIAAKFDVHLRETLRVVSDAVRLADSPLWARRTPMPANTLPRG; translated from the coding sequence ATGCGCCTTCCACGCTTTCTCCGCACCGTCCTCTGGCTTGCCGCCGCGCCCGTGGCTTTCGCGATCACCGATCGCGACTACTCCACGAATCCCCTCATGCAAAACGAGGTGCGCACGCTCAAGCAGATGCTCGACTACGTGCACTTCAACCGCAACGGCATCAAGGCGGACGACTACCCCAGACTCATCACCGACTACATGGCGCTCCTCGATCCGCAGCGCCTCTATTTCACCGCAGCCGACGAGCAGGCCCTCCGCCGCCTCTATGGCACCAACATGGAGAACGACCTCGCCTACCGCGGCAACATCGACGCCGCCTTCAAGATCTTCGGCCTCTTCGAGGAACGCGCCCGCAGCCGCGTCACCTGGGTGAAGGATCAGCTCGCCAAGGACATCGACCTCACCGCCGACGAGACCTACACGATCGACCGCACCAAAGGCCCTTGGCCCGCCGACGCCACCGAAGCCGACTCCATCTGGTCCCGCCGCCTGAAGGCCGAGCTGATCAACGAGCTGCTCAACAAAAAGACCCTCGAAGCCGCCAAGGCCACCATCACCAAACGCTTCGATCGCTTCCTCAAGAACACCGCGGAGGTCCAACCCTCCGAGATCGAAGCCCGCTTTCTCACCGCCCTCACCCGGCTCTACGATCCGCACTCCTCCTACTTTTCCTCCAGCGATCTCGAAGACTTCAACGTCGACATCAATCTCCACCTCGTCGGCATCGGCGCCGTCCTCACGGTTGACGAAGAAGGCTACTGCAAGATCGTCAGCATCGTCCCCGGCGGCCCCGCCGATCTCACCGGCAAGCTGAAACCCAACGACAAAATCATCGCCGTCCAACAGGAAGGCCAGGAAGCCGTCGACGTCGTCGGCATGCGCAACAAACAAATCGTCCAGATGATCCGCGGCGCCAAGGACACCAAAGTCACGCTCTCCGTCATCCCCCAGAAAGCCGTCGACCAGTCCAAGACCGAGCAAATCACGATCGTCCGCGACAACATCAAGATCAACCAAGCCCGCGCCACCGCCGACCTCTACGAAGTCCCCGACGCCACCGGCAAAATCTCCCCCATCGGCGTGATCACGCTGAACTCCTTCTACGGCGAGGGCGGCGACACCGACGAAGCCACGCGCGCCTCCGCCAGCAACGACGTCGCCGAACTCATCACGAAACTCAAAAAGGAAAACATCACCGCCCTCGTCCTCGACCTGCGCCGCAACGGCGGCGGCCTGCTCTCCGAAGCGATCAACCTCTCCGGCCTCTTCATCGACCAGGGCCCCGTCGTCCAAGTTCGCGACTCCGCCGGCCGCGTCTCTGTCGGCCGCGACACGAACACCTCCGTCGCCTACGACGGCCCGCTCGCCATCCTCACCTCCCGCTTCAGCGCGTCCGCCTCGGAGATCTTCGCCGGCGCCATGCAGAACTATGGCCGCGCCGTCATCATCGGCGACAGCTCCACCTACGGCAAAGGCACCGTCCAGGTCATCTTCGAGATGGAACGCTACCTCCCGAAACTCTCCCGCGACTACGGCAAGCCCGGCGCCGCCAAGCTGACCACGCAAAAATATTACCTACCCAACGGCTCCTCGACGCAGAAAAAAGGCGTCACGCCCGACATTGTCCTCCCCTCCATCGACGACTACATCGAAGTCGGCGAAGCCACCGAGCCCAACGCGCTCATGTGGGACGAAATCAACTCCACGCCCTTCGTCGGCCGCCCGCTCAATCAAGCCTTCGTCGCCCCGCTCCTCGCCGCCAGCAAGCAGCGCCAGGAATCGCTCGAGGAATTCAGCGTCCTCAAGCAGAATATCAACTGGTTCAAGGAGCGCACGGAGCAGAAAACCGTCTCGCTGAACCTCGAGAAGCGTCGCGCGGAAAAGCAAACGATCGAGGCGACCGGCAAGAAATTCGAAGCCGAGTTCAAGACCCTCGCCAAAGCCGACTTCACCAAACGCGAAGTCAAGCTCGACGCCGTCATCAAGAACCCGCCGCCGCCCGAGCCCCCGCCCGCCGAAGGCGACACCGATGCCGAAGACAGCGCGATCGCCGCGAAATTCGACGTCCATCTCCGCGAAACCCTCCGCGTCGTCTCCGACGCCGTGCGCCTCGCCGACTCCCCGCTCTGGGCGCGCCGCACGCCGATGCCCGCCAACACGCTCCCGCGCGGCTGA